Part of the Methanobrevibacter sp. genome is shown below.
TTCTAAATCTTCAGGGTCCACAGGTTCCAGTATTAAAGAAGCTTTGAAAAAAGCAGTTAGTAAATGGGATGGGGAAGTGGAAATCCGATTAGTTGGAGATACGGTGTATGTTAATAAAATTAAAAATCCTACAACTACTAAACTTGTCATAAATGAATATGACAATGCATTATATGATAATGTTAATGTTACAGATGTTAATCCTGGAACTATTAATCATTTAACATGTACTTATAAAAAATACGAGTTAACATTAAAAGATGATCTGTTGATAAAAAGATTTGGTAAAATTAAAAAGAAAATCGCTTGTCCTTCAAATATTAAATCTTTAAAAGAAGCGGAAGCATTTTTACAAAGAGAATTTAACAAAATTAGGCGTAATGATGGTCGAAGTGTTGAATGTAAAGTTGTAGGAAATACAAAATGGAGAGAGGGTGTTTGGGTTAGAGTATATTTGCCTTCTTATTTCATTGATGATTATATGTATGTTAGTAAATGTTCTCATGATGAGGATGGTAATGGTCCTTGGACTGCTAGTTTGACTTTGGTTGATTATCCTCCAAGTTTCGGTGGAGACACTAGTTCAAGTAAATCCAAATAAAAATATAAGTCTAAATCTAAAACTAAATCAAAGAGTAGTGATGACAAATGAACACAAATGATATAACACCCACCAAAGGCAGATTAAAACAAGCATTAGACAATGCAGTAACTAACAGAGCATTACCACAAATCACTCATCAAATAGAAACAACAGTTGATGAAGAAAAAATCAGAACAGGACGAGTCCTAAAATTCTACCATTATCTTGACAAAGCATTAGTGGAACTAGACAATACTGATGAAACAGTATTATGTAAAATATTGCATCGTTTTGGTGGAGAATTAATAGACTTATACACACCAAGCGCAGATTCAATTGAATATTGTGATGATTTACATGAACCATGCATAATTCCAAGATGTTCCTTAAACTGTCTTATCATTAACATTCATGATAATGATAGTGAAGAATTTCTGTTACTTGGATTTTATCAAAATGAAGAATTGGTTGAATTAAATCCTGCAGCACCGGGCAACTTCAAGATTGTTAGTATTGGTGGAACAAATCAGTTCTGGATTAAATTCGGTGCAGATGGATTAGACCTCAGATTACCTAACACAGCCACAACAAACGTGGGAGATATGGATAAAAACATGGAAGAAGTGGATTATGCAGATTCAACTAATGTTTACACTAAACAAGAAGTTTACAATAAAACGGAAGTGTACACAAAAGAAGAAGTTGATGAATTAATAAGCAAAGCCATTGCAGAAGCTTTAGGAGATGAATAAAAATGACACTACCCGTAGATACATCCAACATTGATTATAAATTTAATAAAACTTTGAATGAAGATGTTGAATTAATTAGTGATGAATATGGGGCCTTTGATATACATATGGAAAATGGAGATTATGTTAATGTTACAGGTCATAAATCATTGTTGAATGCGTGTATAATTGCAATAATGACAAGATATGATGAATTAAATAACAATCCAACTTATCAAGGTTTTGGTTGTCATGTTCATGAATTAATAAAAGATAATCAGAACAAAATGTTCTTTTTTAAACTTGAAACTTATATTGCTGATACTTTAAACAATATTAGAAGAGTTAAATCTGTTAATTCGGTGAATATTCTTCAAACTGATGTTTACAAGTTTAAAGTTGAATTTGATATTACAAGTGTTAATGATGAGATAATTAAAGGTAGTGTTGTTTTATGAATTATGTTGAAAAAGATTATGCTGAGCTTTTTGAAAAAGTGTTGCAGGACAGTCTTGAAAAAGGATTGATAAGTCATGCTGAAGAGTTTCCTTCTTATATTGAGAATCAGGAAGATATTAGTAATTATTATGTGATGGATAAGTCTGTTCTTGCATTATTTGGTGAACGAATTTATCAAGAAGCGATAACTCCAGTTTATGAATCTGCAAAAGTTGAGTATGCAGAGAATGATGATTTGGATGAGAATATTGGTGATGTGGTAGGTATTCCTAGGCCTGAAGCTACTTATGCTTATGTTGATGTTACTTTTACTTTGGATGTTGCTCTTGATGAGGATGTTAATATTAGTCCTGAAGTGTTTTTGTCAACTGATACTGGTATTGAATATCGTACGTTGGAGAATATTTTTATTCCTGCAGGTGAAACCAGTACTACTGTTTCATGCATGGCTGTTGAAGCTGGTGTGGCTAGTAAGATTGTTGAAAATACTTTGGTTAATATTGAAACTGAATTGGAAGTTAATTTGTCATGTAATAATGATAATGCAAGTACTGGTGGTACTGAAGAGTATACTGATGATGAATACAGGTATCTGTTAATGCATTGGAAAGAAATTAACTTGAAGGGTTCTGCTGAGGCTTATGAGGAATATTTTGCATCTTTTGACGGTATTGATTCGTATAAGATTGTTCCTTGTTGGAATGGTACTGGGACAATAAAAGTAATATTGGACCCGGGTACTCCGGAACAATTACTGCGTGCTTATAATGATTTGCAGGGTAAAGTTGCTCAAATGAAAGAAGATATTACAATGTTTGCACCAGTAAGGAAACTTATTGATATTTATGCGGTGGTTAATGTTGATATTGACCAGTTAAATCCTTATAGTGATGTAGAGAAAGAGAAAATTAAAGCAAGAATCATATCAAGTATTAAAGTGTTTATTGATGGTGGATATACTACTGATGATACTTATTATCCAGGATTATTACTTGGTGAGGATTTTATTCCACATAAATTGGCTGTGTTTTTAGATGATGAGATTCCAGAATTAAAAAATATCACTTTCAATTATCCATTGAATTATATAACTATTCTTGATGAGGAACTTGGGGTTAGTAATGATATTACAATTGAGATGATCTAATATGAAAAATAGTATGCAAAGTTTAATTAAGATGTTTCCTCATTTTTTTGATAAGTCGGAGACAAGTAATTTCTTTAAATCTCAGAGTGTTACTAATAATGTTTTTAAGGGGATTTTTCAAAGTATTAGTGATGTTTCTGATAGTTTTAGGTTAAGGAAGCGTTGTTGTATTTGGAAGGAGCAGAGTGTGCCTTATGATTATGTTATTAATTTTGTTGTGAATTATCCTCAGTTGAAAAGTGTGAAATGTTATAAAAATGATACTCTGCTCTATATGGAAGAATACTTGGAAGAGGATAATGTCAGTTCTTTTATTTATTCTTATGATAGCAGTGAAGATAATACGATTGTGGATGATAATAGTGAAGATAATGAGGAGGAAAATCAAGGAGATGATAGTGAAATTGAAATTCCTATCATGCCCGAAGACACCTTTCACATAATCGCAGAATCATATGATGAAATCATAATCAAAAAAGGATTTCCCGAAAACGATGAACTAACAGGTGACATTTATGACCATGACACTAGCTTAGATGAAATCGGAGCATTAAACGGCATACCAAGAAAAATATACATCCCAACAGAAGACTATGCCAATACAGAACCACCATACAATGACAGGTTAACTGAAGATGATTATCATTACATGAACCGCATATTAGAGTATACTCTAAGATTACATGACACATCATTACCAGTATTGGAAATATGGAAACTATACGGCATCTTTGCAGATATGGTAAACAGAGAAGAATATCTTCTTAAAATGTTTGATGAAAGAATGCATCCTTTTGATGAGGAAACTGGATTGGTTGGTGATTGGACTCCTCAACCATGGGAGCATAAGGATACATTATGTGATTTACAAGCAGATTTAGGCCGATTCTTTTTTGTTTCCGCTAATACTTTATTACCAGTTAAGAATCAGAATGTGAAGTTTAATTTCAAATATTTGAATAGTCTAGCAGAACCTTTAACTGGGGATTATAATGTAACAATATCATTACAAGGTGATGAGGAGGATACTGTCCTGGAAGAGCATTATACTGGTGAGCAGTATATTGTCAGCAGTGAAGTGATTGCTGATGATGCACCTAATGTTTTCCTTTTTAATGCTTATTATGGTGAAACCTTATTCGCTACTGAGGAAATCATAGTGAATGTTCGTGGTTGTAATACTGGTGACTGGTATGTCTCCACCTCAGGAAATGATAATAATACTGGTAAATCTGATAATCCATTCGCAACACTCGATAAAGCATTAAGTATGTGTAATGGTGAAGAGAACTTGATTGTATTAACTGGAGGTACACATACAACAGACCATATACATAATGTACCATACACTTGTACAGTATTGGGTTGTGGTGATCCAATAATCAGTAATACAACAGGATTAAAATTCTTCAAGGTTTATCAGAATCAATCATTGAATATTCAGGATGTAACATTAAAACATGACGATAATACTGTACTAGTCGAAAACAGCAACTGGATAAACAATAACCTAACCACTAACCCATTATATGTAGTGATTAGTGAAGGAGAAGCTAAGACAAGTACAATACTCACATTATCAACTAATAAATCCACATATACCATTGGTGAAACAATTGAAGTAACTGGATCATTAACTGATGATGAAGAAACAGGACTAACAGGTAAAAGTATAAAAATCTATGTGAATAATACATTGGTGGATACTGTGACAACACAAGGCAATAATGGTAGCTTCAGTAAGAGTATAACCGCTAATATTAGTGGAGAAGTAAGTATCAAAGCAGTATTTGAAGGCGATGAAGATTATTACAGTAATAATGCAATTGAAACTATAACTGTTAATAAGAAAACAGCCACAATCACATTTGCTGCTAGTAAGGCCAGTTATGACCTCGGCGAAACCATCAGTTTATCCGGTACTTTGAAATCTGGTAATACTAATATCGGTTCAGCAAGTGTAAAGATTTATGATGGAGACAGTTTACTTGACACAGTCAGCACTAATGCAAGTGGAGCATTCAGTAAATCAATTAGTGCCTCTGCAGTAGCAAGTAAAACATATAAAGCCGTATATGAAGGGGACAATACTTATACTAGTGTAACTTCTTCAGATGTAAGTGTCAGTATCGTTAAACGCACACCAACAATTAGTCTCGCTACCAGTAGTGCATCAGTATCAGCAGGCGGATCATATACCTTAAGCGGTGCATTATTATATAACAGTAGTGGAGTTGGCAGTGCATCAATAAAAATCTATGACGGAGCAACACTCATAGACACAGTAACCACAGGTAACGATGGAACATTCACTAAATCATTCACAAATGCACCAGTAGCAAGTCACACATATAAGGCCGTCTACGATGGAGATTCAACTTATAATAATGTCCAATCCAGTAATGTGACTGTGGATGTTGGTAAAATCACACCAACCATTAGTTTATCCGCAAGCAGCGCCAGCATAGTATATGGTAATAGTGTAACATTATCAGGTACACTATCCGTAGGCAGTGGGGTATCCGTTAAAATCTATGACGGAGCAACACTTGTAGACACGGTCACTACAGGAAGTGGTGGAGCATTTAGCAAATCCGTTTCAGGTCTTAGTGTAGGTTCACATACATTCACCGCAGTCTACGAAGGTGACAGCACATATGCTAGTGTCACATCATCTGGTGTAAGTGTTACAGTAACTAAGATTACTCCAACAATCACACTATCCGTGCCTGTAACTGGAACCGTAGGCACCGCATATACTGTCAGCGGAACACTCGCCAATCCAACAACTGGTTCAGTGAAATTATATGAAGGCAACACCTTGATTGACACATTAACAGTCACTGGAGGTAATTTTAGTAAATCAATCACTAAAAACAATGGAGGAACCTATACTTATTATGCAGTGTATGAAGGAGACAGTACACATAGTAGTGTAACATCATCCACTGGTAGTATAGTTGTAAGTAGTCCAGTTACTCCAGCAAGTATTACATTGT
Proteins encoded:
- a CDS encoding baseplate J/gp47 family protein, producing the protein MNYVEKDYAELFEKVLQDSLEKGLISHAEEFPSYIENQEDISNYYVMDKSVLALFGERIYQEAITPVYESAKVEYAENDDLDENIGDVVGIPRPEATYAYVDVTFTLDVALDEDVNISPEVFLSTDTGIEYRTLENIFIPAGETSTTVSCMAVEAGVASKIVENTLVNIETELEVNLSCNNDNASTGGTEEYTDDEYRYLLMHWKEINLKGSAEAYEEYFASFDGIDSYKIVPCWNGTGTIKVILDPGTPEQLLRAYNDLQGKVAQMKEDITMFAPVRKLIDIYAVVNVDIDQLNPYSDVEKEKIKARIISSIKVFIDGGYTTDDTYYPGLLLGEDFIPHKLAVFLDDEIPELKNITFNYPLNYITILDEELGVSNDITIEMI
- a CDS encoding Ig-like domain repeat protein, producing MKCYKNDTLLYMEEYLEEDNVSSFIYSYDSSEDNTIVDDNSEDNEEENQGDDSEIEIPIMPEDTFHIIAESYDEIIIKKGFPENDELTGDIYDHDTSLDEIGALNGIPRKIYIPTEDYANTEPPYNDRLTEDDYHYMNRILEYTLRLHDTSLPVLEIWKLYGIFADMVNREEYLLKMFDERMHPFDEETGLVGDWTPQPWEHKDTLCDLQADLGRFFFVSANTLLPVKNQNVKFNFKYLNSLAEPLTGDYNVTISLQGDEEDTVLEEHYTGEQYIVSSEVIADDAPNVFLFNAYYGETLFATEEIIVNVRGCNTGDWYVSTSGNDNNTGKSDNPFATLDKALSMCNGEENLIVLTGGTHTTDHIHNVPYTCTVLGCGDPIISNTTGLKFFKVYQNQSLNIQDVTLKHDDNTVLVENSNWINNNLTTNPLYVVISEGEAKTSTILTLSTNKSTYTIGETIEVTGSLTDDEETGLTGKSIKIYVNNTLVDTVTTQGNNGSFSKSITANISGEVSIKAVFEGDEDYYSNNAIETITVNKKTATITFAASKASYDLGETISLSGTLKSGNTNIGSASVKIYDGDSLLDTVSTNASGAFSKSISASAVASKTYKAVYEGDNTYTSVTSSDVSVSIVKRTPTISLATSSASVSAGGSYTLSGALLYNSSGVGSASIKIYDGATLIDTVTTGNDGTFTKSFTNAPVASHTYKAVYDGDSTYNNVQSSNVTVDVGKITPTISLSASSASIVYGNSVTLSGTLSVGSGVSVKIYDGATLVDTVTTGSGGAFSKSVSGLSVGSHTFTAVYEGDSTYASVTSSGVSVTVTKITPTITLSVPVTGTVGTAYTVSGTLANPTTGSVKLYEGNTLIDTLTVTGGNFSKSITKNNGGTYTYYAVYEGDSTHSSVTSSTGSIVVSSPVTPASITLSTDKPIMMKDETATITATVLDGNGNPCEGETVSFEVVDGEDLGTAVTDSAGEAFVYYLGKGAGDLNIKAECMLFSEIYAIEDCFFYGINTDAFTIPSSTTFSSNGEYITVTTTTSSEKLVYL